The following proteins are co-located in the Osmia lignaria lignaria isolate PbOS001 chromosome 12, iyOsmLign1, whole genome shotgun sequence genome:
- the sip3 gene encoding septin interacting protein 3 isoform X2, with amino-acid sequence MREAGIMLISTALTCAVIGNAYYQRKQFYPTVVHITKSNPSMTVIYAQGLILVFMINAFLRKIFFGTLRAAELEHLLEKVWYAVTETCLAFTVFRDDFSPKFIALFTLLLFLKSFHWLAEDRVDYMERSPVITWLFHLRVGTLLGLLFAINLTMIHYAYNTTATKGPSVQLVFGFEYAILLTVVFNISVKYILHTIDLQSENPWDNKPVFLLYTELIIGLLKVILYIAFVTLMVKLYTLPLFALRAMYYTMRDFKKAFHDIVMSRRAIRNMNTLYPDATPEELAAADNVCIICREEMVAASKKLPCNHIFHTACLRSWFQRQQTCPTCRLNILRPVNNNQGNRQQNQPQAGPQVPQPPQAPGFNPIVQVLPAFWAGLQAPGAGPQQPAPGDAPPQQQAQHSSASTPSASFQNLAANGVPLFPPPFPTMVPLPPIPTPPPNLTELSEEELRAMEGNLRQAVEARIQMLQRVQLLLDAASAMMNQYQTAAATANIPVPTATSSMNVTPNASSMAKPGTSKNTSSEVDNEQCQAKTETNVPIVNSSNDNASTLSGRSDTESSEQEMLRRRLIADVID; translated from the exons atgagagAGGCCGGAATAATGTTAATAAGCACAGCACTAACGTGTGCTGTAATAGGCAATGCTTATTACCAAAGAAAACAGTTTTACCCAACAGTAGTTCACATAACCAAATCGAATCCTAGTATGACG GTAATCTATGCACAGGGTTTAATTCTAGTGTTTATGATAAATGCGTTTCTTCGAAAGATATTTTTTGGTACTCTACGTGCTGCTGAACTTGAG CATCTGTTGGAAAAGGTATGGTACGCTGTGACTGAAACTTGTCTAGCATTTACAGTATTCAGAGATGATTTTAGCCCAAAATTTATAGCATTGTTCACACTTTTGTTATTTTTGAAATCATTTCATTGGTTGGCAGAAGATCGTGTAGATTAT ATGGAAAGAAGTCCTGTGATAACATGGCTGTTCCATCTCAGAGTTGGTACTTTATTGGGACTTTTGTTTGCTATAAACTTAACTATGATTCATTATGCATATAATACAACAGCCACAAAAGGTCCTTCGGTACAGCTTGTGTTTGGTTTTGAATATGCTATTCTTTTAACTGTTGTATTCAACATTagtgtaaaatatatattgcataCAATAGACCTGCAAAGTGAAAATCCATGGGATAACAAACCAGTATTTCTTTTGTATACAGAATTAATAATTGGACTATTAAAG GTTATTTTGTATATTGCTTTTGTCACACTGATGGTCAAGTTGTATACTTTACCTCTGTTTGCACTTCGTGCAATGTATTACACAATGAGAGATTTTAAAAAAGCTTTCCATGATATTGTAATGTCTCGGCGAGCGATTAGGAACatgaatacattatatccagatGCAACACCAGAAGAGTTAGCTGCTGCTGATAATGTTTGTATAATATGCAG AGAGGAAATGGTGGCAGCAAGTAAAAAATTACCATGTAATCATATTTTCCACACTGCCTGTCTACGTTCGTGGTTCCAACGTCAACAGACATGTCCCACCTGccgtttaaatattttaagacCTGTTAACAATAATCAAGGGAATAGGCAACAAAACCAACCACAAGCAGGGCCTCAAGTACCTCAACCCCCGCAAGCACCAGGGTTCAATCCAATCG TTCAAGTTCTACCAGCATTTTGGGCTGGGTTACAAGCTCCAGGAGCAGGTCCACAACAACCAGCTCCGGGTGATGCACCACCGCAACAGCAAGCTCAACATAGTAGTGCGAGTACTCCTTCCGCATCGTTTCAAAATTTAGCAGCCAATGGGGTACCATTGTTCCCACCACCATTTCCTACTATGGTACCATTACCACCCATTCCTACACCACCACCAAATTTAACGGAACTAAGCGAAGAAGAACTTAGAGCAATGGAGGGTAATTTGAGGCAAGCCGTTGAAGCTAGAATACAGATGTTACAAAGAGTTCAGCTTTTACTAGATGCTGCCAGTGCAATGATGAATCAATACCAAACAGCAGCTGCTACTGCTAA CATTCCAGTGCCAACTGCAACAAGTAGTATGAATGTTACACCGAATGCTTCTTCGATGGCAAAGCCAGGAACGTCGAAAAATACAAGTTCTGAAGTTGATAATGAGCAATGTCAAGCTAAAACTGAAACGAATGTTCCTATTGTAAACTCTTCCAATGATAATGCGAGCACGTTATCCGGCAGAAGTGATACAGAATCAAGCGAACAGGAAATGCTTCGGAGAC GTCTGATTGCAGATGTGATTGATTGA
- the sip3 gene encoding septin interacting protein 3 isoform X1 — MREAGIMLISTALTCAVIGNAYYQRKQFYPTVVHITKSNPSMTVIYAQGLILVFMINAFLRKIFFGTLRAAELEHLLEKVWYAVTETCLAFTVFRDDFSPKFIALFTLLLFLKSFHWLAEDRVDYMERSPVITWLFHLRVGTLLGLLFAINLTMIHYAYNTTATKGPSVQLVFGFEYAILLTVVFNISVKYILHTIDLQSENPWDNKPVFLLYTELIIGLLKVILYIAFVTLMVKLYTLPLFALRAMYYTMRDFKKAFHDIVMSRRAIRNMNTLYPDATPEELAAADNVCIICREEMVAASKKLPCNHIFHTACLRSWFQRQQTCPTCRLNILRPVNNNQGNRQQNQPQAGPQVPQPPQAPGFNPIVQVLPAFWAGLQAPGAGPQQPAPGDAPPQQQAQHSSASTPSASFQNLAANGVPLFPPPFPTMVPLPPIPTPPPNLTELSEEELRAMEGNLRQAVEARIQMLQRVQLLLDAASAMMNQYQTAAATANIPVPTATSSMNVTPNASSMAKPGTSKNTSSEVDNEQCQAKTETNVPIVNSSNDNASTLSGRSDTESSEQEMLRRRRLQKFST; from the exons atgagagAGGCCGGAATAATGTTAATAAGCACAGCACTAACGTGTGCTGTAATAGGCAATGCTTATTACCAAAGAAAACAGTTTTACCCAACAGTAGTTCACATAACCAAATCGAATCCTAGTATGACG GTAATCTATGCACAGGGTTTAATTCTAGTGTTTATGATAAATGCGTTTCTTCGAAAGATATTTTTTGGTACTCTACGTGCTGCTGAACTTGAG CATCTGTTGGAAAAGGTATGGTACGCTGTGACTGAAACTTGTCTAGCATTTACAGTATTCAGAGATGATTTTAGCCCAAAATTTATAGCATTGTTCACACTTTTGTTATTTTTGAAATCATTTCATTGGTTGGCAGAAGATCGTGTAGATTAT ATGGAAAGAAGTCCTGTGATAACATGGCTGTTCCATCTCAGAGTTGGTACTTTATTGGGACTTTTGTTTGCTATAAACTTAACTATGATTCATTATGCATATAATACAACAGCCACAAAAGGTCCTTCGGTACAGCTTGTGTTTGGTTTTGAATATGCTATTCTTTTAACTGTTGTATTCAACATTagtgtaaaatatatattgcataCAATAGACCTGCAAAGTGAAAATCCATGGGATAACAAACCAGTATTTCTTTTGTATACAGAATTAATAATTGGACTATTAAAG GTTATTTTGTATATTGCTTTTGTCACACTGATGGTCAAGTTGTATACTTTACCTCTGTTTGCACTTCGTGCAATGTATTACACAATGAGAGATTTTAAAAAAGCTTTCCATGATATTGTAATGTCTCGGCGAGCGATTAGGAACatgaatacattatatccagatGCAACACCAGAAGAGTTAGCTGCTGCTGATAATGTTTGTATAATATGCAG AGAGGAAATGGTGGCAGCAAGTAAAAAATTACCATGTAATCATATTTTCCACACTGCCTGTCTACGTTCGTGGTTCCAACGTCAACAGACATGTCCCACCTGccgtttaaatattttaagacCTGTTAACAATAATCAAGGGAATAGGCAACAAAACCAACCACAAGCAGGGCCTCAAGTACCTCAACCCCCGCAAGCACCAGGGTTCAATCCAATCG TTCAAGTTCTACCAGCATTTTGGGCTGGGTTACAAGCTCCAGGAGCAGGTCCACAACAACCAGCTCCGGGTGATGCACCACCGCAACAGCAAGCTCAACATAGTAGTGCGAGTACTCCTTCCGCATCGTTTCAAAATTTAGCAGCCAATGGGGTACCATTGTTCCCACCACCATTTCCTACTATGGTACCATTACCACCCATTCCTACACCACCACCAAATTTAACGGAACTAAGCGAAGAAGAACTTAGAGCAATGGAGGGTAATTTGAGGCAAGCCGTTGAAGCTAGAATACAGATGTTACAAAGAGTTCAGCTTTTACTAGATGCTGCCAGTGCAATGATGAATCAATACCAAACAGCAGCTGCTACTGCTAA CATTCCAGTGCCAACTGCAACAAGTAGTATGAATGTTACACCGAATGCTTCTTCGATGGCAAAGCCAGGAACGTCGAAAAATACAAGTTCTGAAGTTGATAATGAGCAATGTCAAGCTAAAACTGAAACGAATGTTCCTATTGTAAACTCTTCCAATGATAATGCGAGCACGTTATCCGGCAGAAGTGATACAGAATCAAGCGAACAGGAAATGCTTCGGAGACGTAGGctacaaaaattttcaacttag